A single window of Candidatus Microthrix subdominans DNA harbors:
- a CDS encoding phosphate ABC transporter ATP-binding protein codes for MADIAEGGITVVSGPSGAGKSTLLRCCNRLVVPSSGTVSYRGIDVSDWEARALRRDVGMVFQRPIPFPGTVADNLRAAVALSDDEVSSLLRSVALEPSMAEREATRLSGGEAQRMCLARTLTTRPSVLLADEPTSSLDPEATAHLETLALSLAQGGTTLVWVTHDPQQAERLADHHLRLGPP; via the coding sequence ATGGCCGACATCGCCGAGGGCGGCATCACCGTCGTCTCGGGGCCGTCCGGCGCCGGAAAGTCCACGCTGTTGCGGTGTTGCAATCGGCTTGTGGTGCCGTCGTCCGGGACGGTCTCCTACCGGGGCATCGACGTTTCCGACTGGGAGGCCCGAGCGCTCCGACGCGACGTCGGCATGGTCTTCCAGCGGCCGATTCCGTTCCCCGGCACGGTTGCCGACAACCTGCGCGCCGCGGTCGCGCTGAGCGACGACGAGGTGTCGTCGCTTCTGAGATCAGTGGCACTCGAGCCGTCGATGGCCGAGCGTGAGGCCACCAGGCTGTCGGGAGGCGAGGCCCAGCGGATGTGCCTGGCCCGGACGCTCACCACCCGGCCGTCGGTCCTGCTCGCCGACGAGCCAACGTCGAGCCTCGACCCCGAGGCGACGGCCCACCTTGAGACGCTGGCGCTCAGCCTGGCCCAAGGCGGCACCACCCTGGTGTGGGTGACCCACGATCCCCAACAGGCCGAGCGGCTGGCCGACCACCACCTTCGACTCGGCCCGCCATGA
- the udk gene encoding uridine kinase, with protein sequence MIGIAGGSGSGKTTVTRSIVEAVNLVNVTMLTVDSYYFDQSDRPMSERAQVNYDSPTAFEWPLVFEHLNRLRSGVAVEVPVYDFTTHTRSSITEPAHPGAVIVVDGILVLHDPDLRELLDLAVYLDVDDDLRFIRRMERDVTERGRTTETVVRQYLTTVRPSHVQFVEPTRRFADVIIPHGGRNTSAISMLVALIRERVALATTEPSTG encoded by the coding sequence GTGATCGGGATCGCCGGAGGGTCGGGTTCGGGCAAGACGACGGTCACCCGGTCGATCGTCGAGGCCGTCAACCTCGTCAACGTGACGATGCTCACCGTCGACAGCTACTACTTCGATCAGTCCGACCGGCCGATGTCGGAGCGGGCACAGGTCAACTACGACTCCCCCACTGCGTTCGAGTGGCCACTCGTCTTCGAGCACCTCAACCGCCTGCGATCTGGGGTTGCGGTCGAGGTGCCGGTCTACGACTTCACCACCCACACCCGATCGTCGATCACCGAGCCTGCCCACCCCGGAGCGGTGATCGTCGTCGACGGGATTCTCGTGCTGCACGACCCCGACCTGCGAGAACTGCTCGACCTGGCCGTCTATCTCGACGTCGACGACGACCTCCGCTTCATCCGGCGGATGGAGCGCGACGTGACCGAGCGAGGGCGAACGACCGAGACGGTCGTGCGCCAGTACCTGACCACCGTCCGTCCGAGCCACGTGCAGTTCGTCGAGCCAACCCGACGCTTCGCCGACGTCATCATCCCTCACGGTGGACGCAACACTTCCGCGATCTCGATGCTGGTGGCGCTGATCCGCGAGCGGGTGGCCTTGGCGACCACCGAGCCAAGCACCGGCTGA
- a CDS encoding bis-aminopropyl spermidine synthase family protein produces MNDEHGTNEEQVIDEEQVISAAKAPAGLATIALRPAVALLVEGPASIGELVAASGISRRGIEALLAGLTTAAGDEEATPGLSLEDDRWELSDPLRAELIEGWALDGPSESGAFTDPELHTRLQAWSLGLDAPRRDLDHRPATHDGVAARLDVLDRHLDLRGAHVLVLGGRDLDALALAADGRAEEVAVVDVDDSVLATLGSTGLDGRGPLLRWCDVRVGLPRSLADWADLVIVNPPFTPEGMAAFLAVATDALAGPDGRVAVTYGFGETRATLGWQVQREMMRAAFAISAMWPDVVTYAGAEAIGGRADLYLLAPTGREGTQGEAAENLYSQGPAAARSAIEADSAPLSAATEEAGPDAQVIGVRRLIGGDQAPKLRSGAVPVVDLRGDPGAWLPRALLALAAPSAVLVCDVDTADRSADPEQRDTTGGRGWVEAHLSRWWRLEPAQRAVAGADLLVARRIDDEAPASPAGPPLVGRGHANPRNVIAEWLTRSSEIDPPPTRRQARAAASDHLASLGTTVRPGDSLLDLPLDRIAALLTDPAPASS; encoded by the coding sequence ATGAACGACGAGCACGGCACGAACGAGGAGCAGGTCATCGACGAGGAGCAGGTCATCAGCGCAGCGAAAGCTCCTGCAGGCCTGGCGACGATCGCACTGCGCCCGGCCGTCGCGCTGCTCGTCGAGGGACCGGCCTCGATCGGTGAGCTCGTCGCCGCCAGCGGCATCTCGCGGCGGGGTATCGAGGCGCTGCTCGCAGGGTTGACGACCGCCGCCGGCGATGAAGAGGCCACCCCTGGCCTGAGCCTCGAGGACGACCGCTGGGAGCTCTCCGACCCGTTGCGGGCCGAGCTGATCGAAGGCTGGGCACTCGACGGGCCCTCGGAATCAGGAGCCTTCACCGACCCGGAACTGCACACCCGCCTTCAGGCCTGGTCGCTCGGGCTGGACGCACCGCGTCGGGATCTCGATCACCGCCCGGCCACCCACGACGGCGTAGCCGCCCGCCTCGACGTGCTCGACCGCCACCTCGATCTGCGGGGCGCCCACGTGCTCGTGCTGGGCGGACGCGACCTCGACGCCCTCGCGCTCGCCGCCGACGGCCGGGCTGAAGAGGTGGCCGTCGTCGACGTCGACGACTCCGTCCTCGCGACCCTCGGGTCGACCGGCCTGGACGGGCGCGGACCGCTGTTGCGGTGGTGTGACGTGCGGGTTGGTCTGCCCCGATCGCTGGCCGACTGGGCCGACCTGGTCATCGTCAACCCGCCCTTCACTCCGGAGGGCATGGCCGCGTTCCTCGCCGTCGCCACCGATGCGCTGGCGGGGCCCGACGGGCGGGTGGCGGTGACCTACGGTTTCGGCGAGACCCGTGCGACCCTCGGCTGGCAGGTGCAGCGCGAGATGATGCGCGCCGCCTTCGCCATCTCGGCCATGTGGCCCGACGTCGTCACCTACGCAGGTGCCGAAGCGATCGGCGGCCGCGCCGACCTGTATCTGCTCGCACCGACCGGCCGCGAGGGCACCCAGGGCGAGGCGGCCGAAAACCTCTACTCCCAGGGTCCGGCCGCTGCTCGTTCGGCGATCGAGGCCGACTCGGCGCCGCTGAGCGCCGCCACCGAGGAGGCCGGGCCGGACGCCCAGGTGATCGGGGTCCGGCGCTTGATCGGTGGCGACCAGGCGCCCAAGCTGCGCAGCGGAGCGGTCCCGGTCGTCGACCTGCGCGGCGATCCGGGGGCATGGTTGCCCCGAGCCCTCCTGGCGCTGGCGGCGCCCTCTGCGGTGCTCGTGTGCGACGTCGACACAGCCGACCGCAGCGCCGATCCCGAGCAGCGGGATACGACCGGAGGTCGCGGCTGGGTCGAGGCCCACCTGTCGAGGTGGTGGCGCCTCGAACCGGCCCAGCGGGCGGTAGCGGGGGCCGACCTGCTGGTCGCCCGCCGAATCGACGACGAGGCCCCGGCCTCACCTGCCGGCCCGCCGCTGGTCGGACGCGGCCATGCCAACCCCCGCAACGTGATCGCCGAGTGGCTGACCCGGTCATCGGAGATCGATCCCCCACCCACGCGTCGCCAGGCCCGGGCCGCAGCGAGCGACCACCTCGCCTCGCTCGGTACGACGGTGCGTCCCGGTGACTCGCTGCTCGACCTTCCCCTCGATCGGATCGCAGCGCTGCTCACCGACCCGGCACCGGCGTCGAGCTGA
- a CDS encoding zinc-ribbon domain-containing protein — MICPHCHADTLDDARFCTHCGAALNASSPGVGDRSQTPSGVHPTAGESAGRDTNRDAGNRGSTDGEGPPVIQRRRRSEAPAADGLAKTDAVGVVTPPRPPQDGGTSTQVNPQIGPAGSQPPESPSAPTSPIGGTPTSVTPGIPAAPSAWDQPDGGAATAVHDLSSPEPPRAAAKPLPAPAPSSVWSAPAPLAAPRRVQPPSESGSTPGSGRWARVVAGVVSVWLPVSALIYVVLDQGKLLERSGLELVAIAAPTRLSWGVWSSTAAPLAWTVSLRALALLAGFGALVILAAWMARNRKAMQIGLIATGATVLTFGVVQLVWLIVGLDLITGLTVGQEIRQIYVPAGVSIAVGVLLACLAPVASRSKH, encoded by the coding sequence GTGATCTGCCCCCACTGCCACGCCGATACCCTCGATGATGCCCGGTTCTGCACCCACTGCGGGGCGGCGCTCAACGCTTCGTCCCCGGGTGTGGGCGATCGGTCGCAGACGCCCAGTGGTGTTCATCCGACCGCCGGTGAAAGCGCGGGCCGGGACACAAACCGGGATGCGGGCAACCGAGGTTCAACCGACGGCGAAGGACCGCCCGTCATTCAACGGCGACGCCGCTCCGAGGCGCCCGCCGCGGACGGGTTGGCGAAGACGGACGCCGTCGGTGTGGTGACACCCCCTCGACCGCCGCAGGACGGCGGAACCTCGACCCAGGTCAACCCGCAAATCGGCCCCGCCGGATCGCAGCCGCCGGAATCGCCGTCGGCGCCGACCTCGCCCATCGGGGGCACACCGACCTCGGTCACGCCGGGCATTCCCGCCGCTCCGTCGGCCTGGGACCAGCCGGACGGCGGGGCGGCGACGGCGGTGCACGACCTGTCGAGCCCGGAGCCGCCCCGAGCCGCCGCGAAGCCGCTTCCGGCGCCCGCTCCCAGCAGCGTCTGGTCGGCCCCTGCACCGCTGGCGGCGCCACGCCGGGTGCAGCCGCCGTCCGAATCCGGGTCGACGCCGGGGTCGGGGCGCTGGGCCAGGGTGGTCGCCGGGGTGGTCTCGGTGTGGCTACCGGTCAGCGCCTTGATCTACGTCGTACTCGACCAGGGCAAGCTGCTCGAGCGGTCAGGGCTTGAGCTGGTCGCCATCGCAGCACCGACGCGACTGTCGTGGGGTGTCTGGTCTTCGACCGCAGCGCCGCTGGCGTGGACGGTATCGCTGCGGGCGCTGGCGCTACTTGCCGGCTTTGGGGCGCTCGTCATCCTCGCCGCATGGATGGCCCGCAACCGCAAGGCGATGCAGATCGGCCTGATCGCGACCGGCGCGACCGTGCTGACCTTCGGGGTCGTCCAGCTCGTGTGGTTGATCGTCGGGCTCGACCTGATCACCGGTCTGACCGTCGGCCAGGAGATCCGCCAGATCTACGTTCCCGCCGGCGTCAGTATCGCGGTTGGCGTGCTACTCGCCTGCCTGGCACCGGTCGCCAGCCGGTCCAAGCACTGA
- a CDS encoding cystathionine beta-synthase — MAPSVLDLFGNTPLVRLGRLSEQEGLVATLAMKMETTNPGGSTKDRPALQMILDAEAAGELVPGGTIVEPTSGNTGVGLAIVAAQRGYDCIFVMTDKVAPEKVDLLRSYGAEVVVCPVAVAPEDPESYYSVAERLVEETPNAYRPNQYANPSNPAAHTASTGPELWAQTEGRITHFVAGAGTCGTITGVATYLKAQNPEIQIIAADPEGSVFSGGSGRPYLVEGVGEDFFPDAWNTDLYDGIIAVSDADSFSMARRVARTEGILVGGSGGMAVAAALQVAAAAGPDDLVVVLNPDSGRGYLSKVFNDDWMANFGFTTSSGPTLADAIERSGGPRDLLYVNPEQPVREAIDVMRSNGISQLPVCKNTPPFAAAEVMGSVDELVLMRAAAGDRATLDLPVESVLGPSLPTIGIGQEVNLAIEQLRTATALLVLGGGRPCCILTRSDVLGFLEFGDDPGGDRHVD, encoded by the coding sequence ATCGCCCCTTCGGTCCTCGACCTGTTTGGCAACACCCCGCTGGTCCGCCTTGGTCGCCTGTCCGAGCAGGAAGGCCTGGTCGCCACGCTGGCGATGAAGATGGAGACCACCAATCCTGGCGGTTCGACCAAGGACCGTCCGGCGCTGCAGATGATCCTCGACGCCGAGGCCGCCGGCGAGCTGGTTCCCGGTGGCACGATCGTCGAACCGACCAGTGGCAACACCGGCGTTGGCCTGGCGATCGTCGCTGCCCAACGGGGCTACGATTGCATCTTCGTCATGACCGACAAGGTGGCTCCCGAGAAGGTCGACCTGCTCCGCTCCTACGGGGCGGAGGTGGTCGTGTGCCCGGTGGCGGTGGCACCCGAGGACCCCGAGAGCTACTACTCGGTGGCCGAGCGGCTGGTCGAGGAGACCCCCAACGCCTATCGGCCCAACCAGTACGCCAACCCGTCCAACCCGGCCGCCCACACCGCCTCGACCGGCCCCGAACTGTGGGCACAGACCGAGGGACGCATCACCCACTTCGTCGCCGGCGCCGGCACCTGCGGCACGATCACCGGCGTGGCGACGTACCTCAAGGCGCAGAACCCCGAGATTCAGATCATCGCAGCCGACCCCGAAGGTTCGGTGTTCTCCGGTGGCTCCGGGCGGCCCTACCTGGTCGAAGGGGTCGGCGAGGACTTCTTCCCCGACGCCTGGAACACCGACCTGTACGACGGCATCATCGCCGTGTCCGACGCGGACAGCTTCTCGATGGCTCGGCGGGTGGCCCGCACCGAGGGCATCCTCGTCGGCGGCTCGGGCGGCATGGCGGTGGCCGCTGCGCTACAGGTGGCCGCCGCGGCCGGGCCCGACGACCTGGTCGTCGTCCTCAACCCCGACTCTGGGCGTGGCTACCTGTCCAAGGTGTTCAACGACGACTGGATGGCCAACTTCGGGTTCACGACGTCCTCCGGGCCGACGCTTGCAGACGCCATCGAGCGCTCGGGCGGGCCACGCGACCTGTTGTACGTCAACCCCGAGCAGCCGGTGCGGGAGGCGATCGACGTGATGCGCTCCAACGGCATCAGCCAACTGCCGGTGTGCAAGAACACGCCGCCCTTCGCCGCCGCAGAGGTGATGGGCTCCGTCGACGAGCTGGTGCTGATGCGGGCCGCCGCTGGTGATCGGGCCACCCTGGACCTGCCGGTCGAGTCGGTGCTGGGCCCCAGCCTGCCGACGATCGGGATCGGCCAGGAGGTCAATTTGGCGATCGAGCAGCTCCGCACCGCTACCGCCCTCCTCGTGCTGGGCGGTGGCCGGCCCTGTTGCATCCTGACCCGCAGCGACGTGCTGGGGTTTCTTGAGTTTGGGGATGACCCAGGAGGAGATCGCCATGTCGACTGA
- a CDS encoding M23 family metallopeptidase — MRPRQSRVLGHSRRGGSALAVWAISLSAVGLLAGGCATTPPRAFAFPVKSSATRYARTHHHYPAADMFAPCGTAVVAPTDAVVEEVETRDRWRRATDDPALRSGLLVSLVDFRGVRYYGSHLSKVQVSVGQRVSRGQRVGSVGDTGNAKGTGCHLHFGLSPACLTGWQNRRGKLAPQPYLDSWRKGARNDPAPAIARMACR, encoded by the coding sequence GTGCGACCTCGTCAAAGTCGAGTGCTCGGGCATTCCCGCCGCGGTGGGAGCGCCCTGGCGGTGTGGGCCATTTCACTCAGCGCCGTCGGGCTGCTGGCCGGCGGATGCGCGACCACGCCCCCTCGGGCGTTCGCCTTCCCGGTGAAGTCGTCGGCCACCCGTTATGCCCGCACCCACCACCACTACCCGGCGGCGGACATGTTCGCCCCCTGCGGCACGGCGGTGGTGGCCCCCACCGATGCCGTGGTCGAGGAGGTCGAGACACGGGACCGGTGGAGACGGGCCACCGACGATCCTGCGCTGCGCAGCGGGCTGCTGGTGTCGCTCGTCGACTTCCGGGGCGTGCGCTACTACGGCAGCCACCTGTCGAAGGTGCAGGTGTCGGTGGGCCAGCGAGTGAGCCGTGGGCAACGGGTGGGATCGGTGGGCGACACCGGCAACGCCAAGGGCACCGGCTGCCACCTCCACTTCGGGCTGTCGCCCGCTTGCCTCACCGGCTGGCAGAATCGCAGGGGCAAACTCGCCCCTCAGCCCTATCTGGACTCGTGGCGCAAGGGTGCCCGGAACGACCCGGCTCCGGCGATCGCCCGCATGGCCTGCCGGTGA
- a CDS encoding cystathionine gamma-synthase, with the protein MSTDAQPGKAHGFATRAIHAGQPHDPITGAVVTPISLATTFAQPEVGQLMGGFEYGRTGNPTRAAYEACLASLEGGTDAVAFASGLSAEDALLRLVAPGSRIVLGDDAYGGTYRLISAVHALEGRDHLAFDLTDPGKLEANWPDDATMVWLETPTNPLLTCLDITAIAEVAHAHGAILVVDNTFATPALQRPLEHGADVVVHSATKYLGGHSDVVGGIVATSDEELAQRLRYLQNAVGAVPSPFDCYLVLRGLKTLDVRMERHSANAAVIAEALQAHPQVERVRYPGLKSHPTHRVAARQMSGFGGMVSFECRGGEAAALEVVSHTELFTLAESLGAVESLIEHPGRMTHASAAGSPLEVPASLVRCSVGIEDAADLVADLTAALDRLP; encoded by the coding sequence ATGTCGACTGACGCCCAACCCGGGAAAGCCCACGGTTTCGCCACCCGGGCGATCCACGCCGGCCAGCCCCACGATCCGATCACCGGCGCCGTCGTCACCCCGATCAGCCTGGCCACCACCTTCGCCCAGCCCGAGGTGGGCCAGCTGATGGGCGGCTTCGAGTACGGCCGCACGGGCAACCCGACCCGGGCCGCCTACGAGGCCTGCCTGGCCAGCCTGGAGGGAGGCACCGATGCGGTGGCCTTCGCCTCGGGGCTGTCGGCCGAGGACGCACTGCTCCGGCTGGTTGCGCCCGGCAGCAGGATCGTGCTCGGCGACGACGCCTACGGCGGCACGTACCGGCTGATCTCGGCGGTCCATGCCCTCGAAGGCCGCGATCACCTGGCCTTCGACCTGACCGACCCGGGCAAGCTGGAGGCCAACTGGCCCGACGATGCGACGATGGTGTGGCTCGAGACGCCGACCAACCCGCTGCTCACCTGCCTGGACATCACGGCGATCGCCGAGGTGGCCCACGCCCACGGGGCGATCCTGGTGGTCGACAACACCTTCGCCACCCCGGCGCTCCAGCGTCCTTTGGAGCACGGCGCCGACGTCGTCGTGCACTCCGCCACCAAGTACCTGGGTGGCCACTCCGACGTGGTCGGTGGCATCGTCGCCACCTCCGATGAGGAGCTGGCCCAGCGGCTGCGCTACCTGCAGAACGCCGTCGGCGCGGTGCCGTCGCCCTTCGACTGCTATCTGGTGCTGCGGGGCCTCAAGACCCTGGACGTCCGCATGGAGCGGCACAGCGCCAACGCCGCGGTGATCGCCGAGGCGCTCCAGGCCCACCCGCAGGTTGAGCGCGTGCGCTACCCGGGGTTGAAGAGCCACCCGACCCACCGGGTGGCCGCCCGGCAGATGTCCGGGTTCGGCGGCATGGTGAGCTTCGAGTGTCGAGGCGGCGAGGCGGCGGCGCTCGAGGTGGTCAGCCACACCGAGCTGTTCACGCTGGCCGAGTCGCTCGGCGCAGTCGAGAGCCTGATCGAACATCCGGGTCGGATGACGCACGCGTCCGCAGCCGGTTCGCCCCTCGAGGTGCCCGCCTCGCTGGTGCGCTGTTCGGTGGGCATCGAGGATGCGGCCGACCTGGTCGCCGACCTGACCGCTGCGCTCGACCGCCTCCCCTGA
- the fetB gene encoding iron export ABC transporter permease subunit FetB has translation MIAQSGATEPTTWGLAASAILVALALAVSAWRRLGVERSLLWAALRAAGQLALIGGALTLVVGDGAPLAWSWCWLVAMVLFAAITVRRRAPEVPAAFPLALVAFSTTTIISLGVLFGAGIFPMTSRTIVPLAGMVIGNSLSSTVLAARRTIEELREQRDRVEARLALGLSGRQAVQPQLRAASRTALIPQIETTKSVGLVFLPGAMVGLILAGVEPAAAVRVQLAVMYLILGSVAVTTTVMAIGLSTRLITADDRLVELPPAE, from the coding sequence ATGATCGCCCAATCCGGTGCCACCGAGCCGACGACGTGGGGTCTGGCAGCATCGGCGATCCTGGTGGCCCTTGCGCTGGCGGTATCGGCCTGGCGACGGCTCGGTGTGGAGCGGTCGCTGTTGTGGGCTGCGCTGCGCGCAGCGGGCCAGCTGGCGCTGATCGGCGGGGCGCTCACGCTGGTCGTCGGCGACGGCGCGCCGCTGGCGTGGAGTTGGTGCTGGTTGGTCGCCATGGTGCTCTTCGCTGCGATCACGGTTCGCCGACGTGCCCCCGAAGTGCCCGCAGCGTTCCCCCTGGCCCTTGTCGCCTTCTCGACCACGACGATCATCTCACTCGGTGTTCTCTTCGGTGCAGGGATCTTTCCGATGACGTCCCGCACCATCGTGCCGCTGGCCGGCATGGTGATCGGCAACTCGTTGTCTTCGACCGTCCTGGCCGCTCGTCGCACGATCGAGGAGCTTCGAGAACAACGTGACCGGGTCGAGGCACGGTTGGCGCTGGGCCTTTCGGGCCGCCAGGCCGTCCAGCCCCAGTTGCGAGCCGCGTCACGAACGGCCCTCATCCCCCAGATCGAGACGACCAAGTCGGTGGGGCTGGTCTTTTTGCCCGGGGCGATGGTCGGATTGATTCTGGCCGGAGTGGAGCCGGCGGCCGCGGTGAGGGTGCAGCTGGCGGTGATGTACCTCATCCTCGGTTCGGTGGCGGTGACGACGACCGTGATGGCGATCGGGTTGAGCACCCGGTTGATCACCGCCGACGATCGCCTGGTGGAACTCCCGCCGGCCGAGTGA
- a CDS encoding PQQ-dependent sugar dehydrogenase, whose amino-acid sequence MARFPAEEATALAVDEDGQLFVGERLSGRVSKVDPDSGEAEALFTVDDLDTDLEQGGLLDVAIDTEGTLLVSYTATDGHLVIDEVAGSPGKLTRRWDGPVAAERSNGGRLAVLGGDTAEQDTLVVGVGDLLDPESSPLPDTANGKLLVVNDSGEASPFATGLNNPFALGTDGKNTVWVADNAPGDNPERLLRLTAARSEKVASWTDTRVPSGLAVLDDRTLAICYYATGELVLVDADNPQGGSGPLVADDCRFGVQSLGDRRLAYATDDEVVIVDVAG is encoded by the coding sequence GTGGCGCGGTTTCCGGCCGAGGAGGCGACGGCGTTGGCCGTTGACGAAGACGGTCAACTGTTTGTCGGCGAACGTCTCAGCGGACGGGTGTCGAAGGTCGACCCGGACTCGGGTGAGGCCGAGGCGCTGTTCACCGTCGACGACCTCGACACCGATCTGGAACAGGGCGGACTGCTCGATGTCGCCATCGACACCGAGGGCACCCTGCTCGTCTCCTACACAGCCACCGACGGCCACCTCGTGATCGACGAGGTCGCCGGCTCCCCGGGGAAGCTCACCCGTCGTTGGGACGGGCCGGTTGCTGCGGAGCGATCAAACGGTGGCCGTCTGGCCGTGCTGGGCGGCGATACCGCCGAACAGGACACGCTCGTGGTCGGGGTCGGCGACCTGCTCGACCCCGAGTCGAGTCCGCTGCCCGACACCGCCAACGGAAAGCTGCTCGTCGTCAACGATTCGGGTGAGGCCAGCCCGTTCGCCACGGGGCTCAACAACCCATTCGCGCTGGGGACCGATGGGAAGAACACGGTGTGGGTCGCCGACAACGCTCCGGGTGATAACCCTGAGCGGCTGTTGCGCCTGACCGCCGCCCGTTCCGAGAAGGTGGCCTCCTGGACCGACACCCGGGTGCCCTCCGGACTGGCGGTGCTCGACGACCGCACCTTGGCCATCTGCTACTACGCCACCGGCGAGCTGGTGCTCGTCGATGCAGACAACCCCCAAGGGGGCTCCGGACCGCTGGTGGCGGACGATTGCCGGTTCGGGGTGCAGTCGCTCGGCGACCGGCGCCTGGCCTACGCAACCGACGATGAGGTGGTCATCGTCGACGTCGCCGGCTGA